The following is a genomic window from Amycolatopsis acidiphila.
CCGGCGGGCTCGCACCGGTTGCCCGAGGCGCGGGCCGAGCGCCCGGTCGTGGTGGTCTGCAACGAGGGCTACGCGTCGAGCCTCGCGGCGGCGTACCTGCAGCGCCTGGGCGTCCGGGCGACCGATCTCGACGGCGGCTTCCGGGCCTGGGCCGCGGCCGGGCTGCCCACCCGGGACGGCCCCACCCCGGCCGTGCCCTGACGCGTCCCGCTACGCCAGGACCACCTTCCCCAGCTCCGCCGCGGTGGCCAGCAACGGATGCTTCGGCAGCACCCGCACCGTGTAGCCGAGCGAACCGGCGTGCGGCAGCCGCAGCGTCGCGGTGAACAGGCCGATGCCGGCCTGTGTCATCGGCACCGTGACCGGCTCGTGCAGGTCGTCGGTGTCCCCGACGCGGCCGACCACCGCCTGGACGTCCACTTCGGACACGTCCAGGCCCGCGAGGTCGATGCGCGCCTGCACGTGCACCTCGCTGCCCACGACGAGGGTCTCCGCGGTCAGCTCGGTGTCGAAGATCTTCACCTGCGGCCACAGCGTGTCGATCCGCTTGCGGTACTCCGACAGCGACCGCGCGCCCTCGAAGGAGTTCCGGGTCGCGGCGTCGACCGTGCTGGCCGCCGGGTGGTAGCAGGTCTCGACGTACTCCCGCACCATCCGCGACGCCTGCACGCGCGGCCCGAGGGTGTCCAGCGTGTGCCACACCATCGACATCCAGCCCTCGGGCACGCCGTTCCCGTCGCGGTCGTAGAACAGCGGCGCGACCTGCTGCCCGAGCAGGTCGTAGAGCGCCGCGGACTCCAGCTCGTCCCGGCGCAGCGGGTCGCGGATGCCGTCGGCGGTCGGGATCGCCCAGCCGTTGCTGCCGTCGTAGCACTCGTCCCACCAGCCGTCCCGGATCGACAGGTTGAGCCCGCCGTTGAGCGCCGACTTCATGCCCGACGTGCCACACGCCTCCAGCGGCCTCGTGGGGTTGTTCAGCCACACGTCGCAGCCGCGGTAGAGGTACCGGGCCATCGACATGTCGTAGTCGGGCAGGAACACCATCCGGCGCCGGACGTCCGGGTCGTCGACGAACCGGACGATCTGCTGGATCAGCTGCTTGCCGCCCTCGTCGGCCGGATGCGACTTGCCCGCGACGACGATCTGGATCGGCCGGTCCTCGTCCAGCAGCAGCGCCCGCAGCCGTTCGGGGTCGCGCAGCATCAGCGTGAGCCGCTTGTAGGTGGGGACGCGGCGGGCGAACCCGACGGTCAGCACGTCCGGGTCGAACACCGTGTTGATCCAGCCCAGCTCCAGCGCCGACGCGCCGCGCTGCAGCCACGCGTCGCGCACGCGGCGCCGCACCTCCGCGACGAGCTTCTGCCGCAGATCCCGCCGCAGCGCCCACAGCTCCTCGTCGGACACCCCCTGCCGGCTCGGCAGCTGCCCACGGTGTCCCCATTCCTTGTGCTTACCGCCGAGCAGCGCGGTCAGCTCGCGGGCGACCCAGGTCGGGCCGTGGACGCCGTTGGTGACCGACGTGATCGGCACCTCGTCCTCGTCGAACCCGGTCCACAGCCGGGCGAACATCCGCCGCGAGACCTTGCCGTGCAGGGCCGACACCCCGTTGGCGCGCTGCGCGAGCCGCAGGCCCATGTGCGCCATGTTGAACATGCCCGGGTTGTCCTCCGCGCCGAGCGCGAGCACGCGGCGGGTCTCGATACCGGGCAGCAGGCGCCCGTCGCCGAAGTAGTGCTGCACGAGGTCCACCGGGAAGCGGTCGATCCCGGCGGGGACCGGCGTGTGCGTGGTGAACACCGTGCCGGCGCGCACCGCGGAGAGCACCTCGTCCAGGCCCAGTCCGTGCTCGGCGATGATCTCGCGCGCCCGCTCCAGGCCCAGGAAACCGGCGTGGCCCTCGTTGGTGTGGAACACCTCCGGCTGCGGATGCCCGGTCAGCTCGCAGTACCGGCGCACCGCGCGCATGCCGCCGATCCCGGCCAGGATCTCCTGGCGGATGCGGTGGTCGGCGTCGCCGCCGTAGAGCCGGTCGGTGACCCGGCGCAGGTCCTCGTCGTTCGCGTCGACGTCGGTGTCCAGCAGCAGCAACGGCACCCGGCCGACGTGCGCCTGCCAGACCTGCGCGTACAGGTCGCGCCCGCCGGGCATCGCGACGTCGACCAGCACGGGCTCGCCCGCCTCGTCGGTCAGCAGCTCCAGCGGCAGTGCGTTCGGGTCGATGACCGGGTAGTGCTCGAGCTGCCAGCCGTCCAGGGACAGCCCCTGGCGGAAGTAGCCCGCGCGGTACAGCGGTCCGACGCCGATCATGGGAACGCCCAGGTCGGACGCGGCCTTGAGGTGGTCCCCCGCGAGCACGCCGAGGCCGCCGGAGTAGTTCGGCAGGGCCTCGTGCACGCCGAACTCCATGCAGAAGTAGGCGATGCCCTTCGGCGCGTCCGCCGCGGCCTGGTGCTCCTGGTACCAGCGGTCTTCGGTGAGATAGCGCTCGAGATCCTCCGTCGCCGCGCGGGCCCTCGCCAGGAAGTCCTCGTCCGCGGCCAGCCTCTCGAGCCGGGCCGGTGCGACGGCCAGCAGCATCCGCAGCGGGTCCCGGACCCGGCGGAACAGCTCGTCGTCCATGGACGCGAACAGGTCCCGGGTCGGCGGATGCCAGGTCCAGCGCAGGTTGGTCGCCAGGGCCCGCAGGCCGGCCAGCGATTCCGGCAGGCTCGCGCGAACGGTGAACCGACGGATTGCTCTCATGAGGATCGACGATATCGGTTACTGTCCTGTGTCCGAAGCTGATCAGGGAGCGGGTGGGATGCGCGCAGGGGGACTGGCTGTCGCGATGGCCGGGGTGCTGGTACTCGGTCTCACGGCGTGCGGCGGTGGTGCAACGAACACCGCGGCCGCTTCGGTGGCAGGCCTGCCCGTCACCCACTTCCAGAGCGGCCTGCGCGCGAACGCTCCCACGCCCGACCTGCAGGTGGAGAACGCCGGCGACGACGAGGCCGACAAGCTCGCGACCGCCACGATCGCCGACGTCGAGGACTACTGGAGCAAGCAGCTGCCCGACGACTTCGGTGTCGCCTTCGAGCCGGTGAAGTCGCTGCTGTCCTACGAGTCGAACGGCGCCAACCAGGAGAACGGCTGCGGCGACACGAAGCGGAACGTGAACGCGTTCTACTGCGGTCAGGACGACTCGGTCGCGTGGGACCGGGGTGTGCTGCTGCCCACGATGATCCAGCAGTTCGGGCCGTTGTCGGTGGTGACGGTGCTGTCGCACGAGTTCGGCCACGCCGTGCAGTACCGGCTGCAGGACAAGGCCGGGATCACCCGCAGCACGCCGACGATCGTCAAGGAGCAGCAGGCGGACTGCTTCGCGGGCAGCTACTACCGGTGGGTCGCCGAGGGCAACAGCAAGTACTTCACGGTGTCCACCGCGGAGGGGCTGAACTCGGCCCTGTCCTCGCTGTTCCTGGTGCGCGACAGCGCGGGGACCTCGGCCGAGGACAGGCAGGCGCACGGCACGGCGTTCGACCGGATCTTCGCGTTCCAGCTCGGCTTCGAGAAGGGGCCGAAGGAGTGCGCGGGGATCAACATGGAAAACCTGCAGCCGCGGCTGACCGAGCGCCCGTTCGACCCGGACGACAACAACAAGGGCACGCTCGACATCGACGAGCAGACCGTCGGTTACCTGCAGGACAGCCTGAACGCCGCGTTCGCCGGGGCGAATGTGGCGGCGCCGAAGATCGTCGACGGGGGTGGCAGCTGCCAGGGTGGGCCTGCCACGCCGCCGGCGTCGTACTGCTCCTCCGACAACACGGTGAACATCGACCTGGCGACCCTGGCGGAGCTCGGCAAGCCGGTGGACCAGGACGCGGAGTGGAACGGCCAGGACAACGGTGGTCGAGGTGACTTCGCGGCCCTGTCGGAGATCGCCTCGCGGTACGCGCTGGCGATCCAGAACGGCGTCGGCGCGTCACTGGACAACGCGAACGCCGGTCTGCGGACGGCATGCCTGGTAGGCGCCTGGGCCGCGGCGGCGAACAAGCTGGGGGACACGAAGCTGCGCCTTTCCGCGGGTGATCTCGACGAGGCGATCTCGGACCTCCTGCGCCCGGACAGCCTCGTCGCGGCGGACGTCAACGGCAAGCGGGTCGATGCGGGCTTCACCAGGGTCGAGGCCATGCGCACGGGATATCTGGAAGGTTCCTCGCCGTGCAGTAAGCAGTACGGCTGAGGTCAGCTGCCCAGCCCCCAGCCGAGGCTCCCCCGACGCTGCCCAGCGCCCACCAACGGCGACCCGGCAACGGCAGCCAGGAATGGCCGCGCCCGGCCGCCCCCTTACCCCGATCCCCGCGTCCTTCAGCGGTCGGGGTGGGGCGGCCCACCTCGCGCTCCGCGCGAGGTCCCCGAAACCCCCGCGCCGCGCGCGGGGGAAAAGATCAAGAGAGTCCTCGCCGGACGGGCAGGCTCAAAGATGAGCCAGGAAAACCGCCTACGTCACCTTCTCGACGTGGTCGAGTCGTGTGGCCATCCCGTCGCCTGCGGTCTGTGCATATCACTTTGACCCAGACCCGCAAGCTTTGGTCTTTGAAGCTGCGGAATCGTCCCGTGTCAGGCGACGGGATGACCACCCAACTCTGGGGGTTTACCTGAGCTACCGCTCAGAACAGGGCCGACGCCAGGTCGCGCCTCGCCTTGGCCACTCGCTCGTCCGCCGGGTCGAAGAGGTCGAACAGGCCCACCAGGTGCTCCCGCACTCGGTTGCGGTCGTCGCCGAAGGTGCGGCGGACCGTGCCGATCAGCCGCGCGAACGCGTCCTCGACCTTGTTCTCCGCGACCTCGAAGTCCGCAGCCGCGAGCTGGGCCTCCAGGTCGTCCGGGTTGGCGTTCGCGCGGGCCACGGCCGACGGGTCGGCGGCCTCCGCACGGGCGGCGAAGCGCACCTGCGTCAACGCCGCCTTCGCGAGCTCGTTCGCCGGCTCCACGTCGAGGATGCGCTGGTACGCCGCCTCGGCAGCCGCGTAGTCGCCGCGCTCGAAGGCGTCCTCGGCCTCGGTGAAGCGCGGGTCCTCCGGCTCCTCGACCTCTTCGGGCCGGGCGTCCTGAACCCCCGGCAGCTTGTCCTTGAGCGCGTCGAGCAGGGCGCCCAGCCACTTCTTGATCTCGGGCTCCGGCAGCGCGCCCGCGAACGCGTCGACCGGCTGGCCGCCGGCGATCGCGACGACCGTCGGGATGGACTGCGCGCCGAACAGCTGCGCGATCCGCGGGTTCGCGTCCACGTCGACCTTCGCGAGCACCCACGCCCCGCCGGACTGCGCCGCCAGGCGCT
Proteins encoded in this region:
- a CDS encoding rhodanese-like domain-containing protein gives rise to the protein MLAAARSRLDRVDPAGARALQEQGALIVDIRPADYRAAEGEIPGSVPIERIHLEWRLDPAGSHRLPEARAERPVVVVCNEGYASSLAAAYLQRLGVRATDLDGGFRAWAAAGLPTRDGPTPAVP
- the glgP gene encoding alpha-glucan family phosphorylase, with protein sequence MRAIRRFTVRASLPESLAGLRALATNLRWTWHPPTRDLFASMDDELFRRVRDPLRMLLAVAPARLERLAADEDFLARARAATEDLERYLTEDRWYQEHQAAADAPKGIAYFCMEFGVHEALPNYSGGLGVLAGDHLKAASDLGVPMIGVGPLYRAGYFRQGLSLDGWQLEHYPVIDPNALPLELLTDEAGEPVLVDVAMPGGRDLYAQVWQAHVGRVPLLLLDTDVDANDEDLRRVTDRLYGGDADHRIRQEILAGIGGMRAVRRYCELTGHPQPEVFHTNEGHAGFLGLERAREIIAEHGLGLDEVLSAVRAGTVFTTHTPVPAGIDRFPVDLVQHYFGDGRLLPGIETRRVLALGAEDNPGMFNMAHMGLRLAQRANGVSALHGKVSRRMFARLWTGFDEDEVPITSVTNGVHGPTWVARELTALLGGKHKEWGHRGQLPSRQGVSDEELWALRRDLRQKLVAEVRRRVRDAWLQRGASALELGWINTVFDPDVLTVGFARRVPTYKRLTLMLRDPERLRALLLDEDRPIQIVVAGKSHPADEGGKQLIQQIVRFVDDPDVRRRMVFLPDYDMSMARYLYRGCDVWLNNPTRPLEACGTSGMKSALNGGLNLSIRDGWWDECYDGSNGWAIPTADGIRDPLRRDELESAALYDLLGQQVAPLFYDRDGNGVPEGWMSMVWHTLDTLGPRVQASRMVREYVETCYHPAASTVDAATRNSFEGARSLSEYRKRIDTLWPQVKIFDTELTAETLVVGSEVHVQARIDLAGLDVSEVDVQAVVGRVGDTDDLHEPVTVPMTQAGIGLFTATLRLPHAGSLGYTVRVLPKHPLLATAAELGKVVLA
- a CDS encoding neutral zinc metallopeptidase, which produces MRIDDIGYCPVSEADQGAGGMRAGGLAVAMAGVLVLGLTACGGGATNTAAASVAGLPVTHFQSGLRANAPTPDLQVENAGDDEADKLATATIADVEDYWSKQLPDDFGVAFEPVKSLLSYESNGANQENGCGDTKRNVNAFYCGQDDSVAWDRGVLLPTMIQQFGPLSVVTVLSHEFGHAVQYRLQDKAGITRSTPTIVKEQQADCFAGSYYRWVAEGNSKYFTVSTAEGLNSALSSLFLVRDSAGTSAEDRQAHGTAFDRIFAFQLGFEKGPKECAGINMENLQPRLTERPFDPDDNNKGTLDIDEQTVGYLQDSLNAAFAGANVAAPKIVDGGGSCQGGPATPPASYCSSDNTVNIDLATLAELGKPVDQDAEWNGQDNGGRGDFAALSEIASRYALAIQNGVGASLDNANAGLRTACLVGAWAAAANKLGDTKLRLSAGDLDEAISDLLRPDSLVAADVNGKRVDAGFTRVEAMRTGYLEGSSPCSKQYG
- a CDS encoding tetratricopeptide repeat protein codes for the protein MTNPRGSAANSAAMSAALSGAVDLSALKARADAARQQPAASPPGAGPQAPAGGGGAVFEVTEASFQADVVERSLQQLVIVDLWADWCGPCKQLSPVLERLAAQSGGAWVLAKVDVDANPRIAQLFGAQSIPTVVAIAGGQPVDAFAGALPEPEIKKWLGALLDALKDKLPGVQDARPEEVEEPEDPRFTEAEDAFERGDYAAAEAAYQRILDVEPANELAKAALTQVRFAARAEAADPSAVARANANPDDLEAQLAAADFEVAENKVEDAFARLIGTVRRTFGDDRNRVREHLVGLFDLFDPADERVAKARRDLASALF